The genomic interval AGAAAAGAGACTAGACCTACTTGCCTCAATGCCTGTTATATTTTCTACAGGCTGCACAAAACCCAAAAGTTTATTTCACCTAGAGCTCCCTTATTCTCTATCATCATCATATTTTATGGCAAACCACTTGTTGCATGGAAGAGTGAAGAGAGAAGGTCAGTATGTCCAGTCCCTAGGCAACCCCATCTCCGCAGGAAGATGATAATAGCAATCCTCCTGCTTGGCAACAGTAACACCAACCCTTTTCATGGAGCTGACTTGACTCTCCTGCAATTGTCTATTTCTCACACCTGCCAAAGAGAATAAGCAAAATTTGAATCTTTTAAAACAACCCATTTAATAGAAATGTTGTAGCTAAAGAAAGGTTTTTCTTAGCAGCTACAGCCAGCAAGGAGATTAAAGTTTCAATAACTCGTGGGCTTTCCCCTCACCAACCTACAATAAATGTTTGGGTAAAATGGAATTCCTCTTTTCCTTTGAAGAACTAATATAGATTCATTCTGTTTGCTTCATTTCATATTAACATATCCATCAATGTACACAAAAAAAATACCCCTCTGTACTCCCTCCCGCTTTCACTTGGTTTTGAACAGCCTAATTTGTCCAGActgtaaaaagtaaaatacaGAGACCACATTTCTAGTAAGAATACCTCCTTTTATCTTTCATGCAAAGACCATACAACCATCTATATACCCTTTCATGCCAAAAGTATTtcataaaacaaagaaaatgagagaagCTGCCTAGTAAAGAGATGGTACAGAATCAATTTATTACCTTTGCTATTTTGATTAtctgtaaaaaaaataaagcaacaAAAACTGCAGAAAACCCTATGCCTAAGtaccaaaaataaagaaaaaccagAACCCGAAATAACAAATATCAGAAACCCTTAATACTGAAAACCAGTTCACCTCCAACGGCGAAGAACAAATGCTTTAACacaataccaaaaaaaaaagcaaataaaaaaaattactttgtTTCTTCTTGTAATGAAAAGTAGTGCTGGCATTCAGGTCAGTGTTAACAGTGCGGGGATGAAAAACTCCAGTGCCTCCACATTCTCTCACCAAACCACCTCCTAACCCATACTTATTAGCATTAAAACCACTTGCTTGAAATGGAAAAACCCGGTTTTGAATGAGCCGGTTTTGTTGCCTTTGCAGAACCCTAGCCCTTGCTTCAACATAGCTCTCAACctacaaagaaaaataaatgatgaCAACCCATTATTTAACATCCCATCATTACTGCAAAAATAGTTAAAGCACTGAAAAGACCGTTCATAACTGTATTGAAACaccaaaaccaaaagcttTCACAAAAGGCTTTTCGTACCTGGGCTGGGGTTGGTTTCAAGAACTGAAATTCGTGAACCGGCTTAGTCCCGCCGAGAAATGGACCGGTTCTGAAACCGTATAAGCTTTGACCCCCTTTAAAACCACTGCCATTCATCGAACCGCAACAAACCGGTTCTTTAAGCCTCTGCAAAGAATtaaaacacacacacacacaacgAGAGAAACTAGACGAGGTTACTAACGGGCACAAAGGCATGCAAACCAAGAAACAACAAGTAGGGGGTAAAGAAAACAACCTCAAAGTTGGTAGCTTTAGGTAGCTTTTGCTGATGTTTAGGAAGAGAAAGGGAGGCAAAGCGAGGAGCTAAATCGTCCATGCAAGAGAAAGGGAGATGGTGGGGAAGGAGGGGCTTGAATTTGGAAGGGGCTTCGTTAAGGAAAATATCAGAAGGGAGCCACAGTTCACCATCATCCAAATTTGGAGGAGAGTT from Theobroma cacao cultivar B97-61/B2 chromosome 5, Criollo_cocoa_genome_V2, whole genome shotgun sequence carries:
- the LOC18598392 gene encoding uncharacterized protein LOC18598392: MANELSNSPPNLDDGELWLPSDIFLNEAPSKFKPLLPHHLPFSCMDDLAPRFASLSLPKHQQKLPKATNFERLKEPVCCGSMNGSGFKGGQSLYGFRTGPFLGGTKPVHEFQFLKPTPAQVESYVEARARVLQRQQNRLIQNRVFPFQASGFNANKYGLGGGLVRECGGTGVFHPRTVNTDLNASTTFHYKKKQSVRNRQLQESQVSSMKRVGVTVAKQEDCYYHLPAEMGLPRDWTY